Proteins from a genomic interval of Agrococcus sp. ARC_14:
- the rplQ gene encoding 50S ribosomal protein L17 gives MPTPTKGPRLGGGPAHERLLLANLAAALFTHKSIKTTETKAKRLRPIAERLITFAKRGDLHARRRVLAVIGDKGVVHELFTEIAPLVAEREGGYTRITKLGFRKGDNAPMAQIELVLEPVQKKASKSKASAAATSAAADQEASEAKAAEAKAADEAAAEETTEAADGELEGVAAAADTSAADAEVADGGFGEDSAAALEDGSAPEGFDIKGNKDSMKFHRPDGQWYEQTVAEVWFRTGEAAEAAGFTEAGK, from the coding sequence ATGCCCACACCCACAAAGGGTCCCCGCCTCGGAGGCGGTCCGGCGCACGAGCGCCTGCTGCTCGCGAACCTCGCGGCCGCACTGTTCACCCACAAGTCGATCAAGACGACCGAGACGAAGGCCAAGCGCCTCCGCCCGATCGCTGAGCGCCTCATCACGTTCGCCAAGCGAGGCGACCTGCACGCGCGTCGTCGCGTGCTCGCCGTGATCGGTGACAAGGGCGTCGTGCACGAGCTCTTCACCGAGATCGCGCCGCTCGTCGCAGAGCGCGAGGGTGGCTACACCCGCATCACGAAGCTCGGCTTCCGCAAGGGCGACAACGCCCCGATGGCTCAGATCGAGCTTGTGCTCGAGCCGGTCCAGAAGAAGGCTTCGAAGTCGAAGGCATCGGCTGCCGCCACGTCGGCTGCTGCCGACCAGGAGGCATCGGAGGCCAAGGCCGCAGAGGCCAAGGCTGCTGACGAGGCCGCCGCCGAGGAGACGACCGAGGCCGCCGATGGCGAGCTCGAGGGCGTCGCCGCGGCTGCTGACACGTCGGCCGCCGACGCGGAGGTCGCCGATGGCGGCTTCGGCGAGGACTCCGCCGCTGCGCTCGAGGACGGCTCGGCTCCCGAGGGCTTCGACATCAAGGGCAACAAGGACTCGATGAAGTTCCACCGCCCCGATGGCCAGTGGTACGAGCAGACGGTCGCCGAGGTGTGGTTCCGCACCGGCGAGGCCGCCGAGGCCGCAGGCTTCACCGAGGCCGGCAAGTAG